In Ananas comosus cultivar F153 linkage group 10, ASM154086v1, whole genome shotgun sequence, the sequence ATTTATTCTGGGTCGATTTATATCCACATTCAGCTTTGGTTTGGCTAGGAGCTGTTTATTTCCtcaaaaattgtcaaaaaaataaatttcaaaataatttttttcatgattttttttttaaagcttcCCGTCCGTTTGATTTATAGAAAAACtagcttttttatttctttttcaaatttcatgaaaaaaatagtgttttttcttttccaaaaaataattcaaaaaaatttaaaacatttttttgatgaaatgtgatttttttttttaaaaaagcttcttctttttctttttcttttttttttttttcaatcaaacaGACAGaaaactagaaaataaaattttccatGAAacctttttttctcaattttttttccctcttttttcgGAGAGACCAAACAGCCCCCTAATAGAAacccaaaaatagaaaaagaaagagaaagaaaaagacaaatgGAACAAAATAGCGCACAGGCCTTTTAGTGTCCAAAACAATTATACAAgataataaactaaaaaaacaagagttaatctaaaatataataagCAAGATGAACCAAAAAATAGAGAGTTACTCTCCATCACTAGTCCCCCATctataaattattgcaatcaagtctCTTTTCCTTCAAAAGTTGGTTAAGTAAGATGAAAAACTGCTTGACCGCACAAATCTTTTGATGCGATCACCAGtgatggtactaaaatgaactTGAGAACACATCATCATCTTACACTATTTCTTAGGTTAAGCATCAACGTACTACAGATGCATTATAACATATAAAAGCTCGCATAAGAGATTCTTGTGCTGCATAAGACTTCAACTAGTAACTTAACCTGACTACAAATGCAGAGATAAAAGGTAAAAAGGTTTAAGATCCATTCCATAAACTATATGGTTATATGATAACTGATTTTAGTCCCAGAAAAAAGGCGTAAAAACACTCTTGAAAGCTAGAATGCATGGAAGAACTAGTCGAAAACATTTGAAAGGATAGATATAGCCCATGCACTATCCTGACATTGCTCGGCCTTTTAACTTAGAATACTTTTGGTGCTGTCAACTTCTTCACACATTGCGATTCCATCCCTGATAATCAAGGATCGAATTGCAACATGAAAAGGTTCGGGGACGAAAATGTTCGGGCGGAAAATACCAGGGCCAAATCACAATATCAGTATAGTACACGGACTACTACCCCACGCACTTTACCCGAGTTAAAAACAGAAAACAGGATAAAGCATAGTTCATAGAAAAGACGCAAGAAGAAGCTTGCTTATTCAAAAAGCCGACGAATATAAAATGTTTCAACGTGTACTTTCGGGAGAATAAGGTATCCGTCTTAAATTTACCCTACATTCTTGCATTACGGCGTCACATGCCTGAGAACCTGAAGCAAAAACAACAGTTTCGGAAATGGCATCACATTGCTGCGGCTCTTTCTCAACTTTGGGAAGGTTGCCTTCATAAGGAAATTGTTCAACACAAACATTGGGACTATGATGTTCCTTAGGGTCATCTTTAGAACTGTCTCCAGAAATGGTAGAGGCTTTCTCCTGTTCCATGGCAATATTAAGGTGATCACATTCAGTATCAACATTAGGGTTTTGTCCCTCTCCTCCTGTGTTGCCAGAATTAGCAGCTAATGGCGATGCATCTTTATCGGGGGAGAAATTATTCTGTTCCGCCACTTGCTCTTTATTAGAAGCTTCTGAGGAAGGTGAGACAGGGCACTTCACCTTTGTAAACTCAGTACGCATCTTGGAGATTAACATGGCTCTCTGTGCATATTAAGCCGGAAATTAGAAcatgacaaaataaaattacaaaaagatAGTGAGTGTGGCATAAAGTTCAATAAATGTACAAGCATTTGACGTTAATCTTATCAGGAAAGATTAGGATTGCTACTTCAAAATGAAAATCTTAACTAAAGCAACATACTGAATGAAAATCTAGGAAATCTAAATTCAATTATACAAGATAATTGACGATGACTAACCTGAAAAACGCGGTCCTTTTTTGCAGGGAACAGAGATCTTAAGATGAAATTTGAACTCTTCCCTACTTTCTTCACTGCTTTAGTGTTCTGAAACAGAAGAATCTCGATAATCAACACCAACACATAATCAAGCTTACACATAAAGATACATAATGGGCAATTAATACCTGCAAATCTTCATGTTTTGCTGCATCAGATACGTCAGGTGGGTCACAACCACCCAGCAAAGTTACGCAATGTTTATACAATACGGAAGAGGTAAGATCAATCGAAATATCAATCTTAGAAAGGTAACTACAGCAAAAGGGAGGGTTATCATTCTCAAGTCTTTTCGAAGGCTGCGATGACTTGTCAAGTATATTACTAGATGGAGCGTCCGCATCACTCTTTAAGGGCGATGCTTCACTGGATCTCTTTATTTCAGTGCTTGCCGAAAGGGATTGTCCGCTTCGGGTTCGATGAAGAGATTGCACTAATGAATGTTCGTTAGCACGAGCCTGATGAAAATCAATATTcgtattttttatgttttgtccCTTCCATGTATCATGTACCATTGGGGTATCAATCGGATGCCTCGCTTTACCCCAATCTGGCCTTGCATCCGGAGGTGGGTATGAATCTTTGACTGTATTACCCCATCCAAATGGACGTGCGTGACCAGAATATTGGCCTGCTATTTCATGCATGTTATAAGAAACCCTAGTGTGGCTCATCTCCAAAGGAGGTCTTATTCCGAAGAGGGATGGAGCAGGATATTGGTGGATAGTTGAATGGAAATCAGGAGGTGGTGGACCTTGCTCGAAAGGTATAAAGCCGTTAGGAATAGGAGAAGGCCAAGTTGGGGCAGTTTTCCAGGAATTATTGTATGGACCACTGTTCCTTTTGAAACGGCTTCCAGGTTTACGATCTCCCATTGGTTGAATTCTATGATTATCTTCTTCATAAGAACCCAAAACTGATGGGTTCTCAATCCCAAATCTCACAGGCGGTGGAGGGAGAAGTTGCCCTTTGCTTTGATCAACAAGAACATGCTCACTATTCACACCACCTTTTTCTAATAATCGCTGACCATTTGCAGATGACGGTGATTTTTCAGTAGACATGTTTGGTGTAGAACAGTCATCTGATCTTGGTGTCCTGTTATATTTCGAAGAAGTAGCTGTTTCAGTAAAGTCATCCTTTACTTTAATCTTCTCCACTGACTGAGAATCAGATGCTCTTTCCTGTCGCCCAGAGAGGCCAGAAAAATCTTCCATGGAGGCTGCATCACGGAGTTTCTCTTCTTGCTTCGAGTTGCGCCTGATCATATATAGGGATAATAATTTCAGGAACCTCACAAATTTGCTTTCCTTCTATTTCTTAGAACAAATAGATGAGAAAATCATAAATAAAGTTTTCTAACTATGCACAAAAGAAGCTATACGATGCCTACCTAAACATTATTTGACAGATTAATCACATAAAAGATCATATGTGTAGCTTGAATGCAATAGCGGTTACAACATACAACTTTACAAACTAGGAAGAAAAATTAAACATAGTACCTGCTCTCTTCTTTGATGGAAAGAGTACTGTGTCTGGGGGAGTTATTTTGGCGATTATCGTGCCAACTGGAATCAACCTTGTCCTGTCTCAGATGATCAGTCCTAGCTCTGTCGGTATGTGAATACAGAAAACTTGCATCTGATTTATAGTTTTCTGCTCCCAGATGTATCTGTTTTCCATTTCGATCTTTCAAATCGCTGTAAACCCTGACTTCCTCATAAGACCTTTTCCTTCCTCTGTTATCATCTCTATACTTAGCTCTTTGGTTCTCTATATAGGAACCACCATCATCTCTATGCTTGTGTTCGTCCCTGTAATGCTTATTTGAAGGCCTATCACTTGTCTGATTCCTTGATGAGTGTTCATCTCGTTTTCTATCATTGCGATGAACTCTGTAAATATCATCTCGGTATTTATCTCTATATCTTTCATCTTTATGTTTGTTATCTCTGGACCTTTCATATCTATGGGAATACAAATGCTTATCCTCAGTGTCCCAGATATCGGCTTGCCATTTATCTTTATCACCAGATCGTTTTCTCCTTTTCTCATGTCTCTCAAGCTCCTTTCCTGACTCAGAGTTGCACAATTCATCTTTCTGTTTATCTTCTGCAAATGGAGACAAATGAACATACAGAGTCACAAAACAAATGGGATATAGACGGTTGAagtaacagaaaaaaaaaaaaaaaaaatgaaaacaaggTTAAACCCAATGGCAACAAAATATTGAAGATATATCAGTACTCAAGTGCACTATAcaggaaatagaaaaaaagggCACATGTCGCACATTTTGTAAATCAACAGGGAAAATCAGGATAACACTGAACCTTCACCAAACAAGTAACAGTATGTGTTAATGGCTAATTTTATGAGAGGTAGATGCTGATTTGTTCCCCATTTTTCTAAGGAAAGTGTGATTTCTGAACTTTCTTCAAGTGACAGGAGAGtgctttttcccttttctttatTCTCTTCATTATATATTCCCCTTTACTGCTAGGAATTTACAAACACatcattaagaaagaaaataaaaagataaccTGGTATTTTGGATGATATATGAAGATTTCTTGGTCAGTGGAAGTTGCTTGTTAAAAAGTTCTATGTGGCTTCTATTAAGgaatttgatgattttttttttttttgaca encodes:
- the LOC109715957 gene encoding ankyrin repeat domain-containing protein 11-like; its protein translation is MPRRHRSRKHGSRDERGRSESEEDRDSREKRRREEEKGRGSRSRVSKDLEPEKRKSSSLAPSPDDRYQFDPGNGDASVERAKKRRDRADESPAIEGRWSGGGEDDGFTVFRGKGETFDFGESEKLVVSTLGDDLKGRARRRHEVSVERYVETAEKVKSEKRQSEQDLTYKEDNVSYDEKARGTEHGAEKGEESRRESSKSKLRVYEDERSLKKNREISEDKQKDELCNSESGKELERHEKRRKRSGDKDKWQADIWDTEDKHLYSHRYERSRDNKHKDERYRDKYRDDIYRVHRNDRKRDEHSSRNQTSDRPSNKHYRDEHKHRDDGGSYIENQRAKYRDDNRGRKRSYEEVRVYSDLKDRNGKQIHLGAENYKSDASFLYSHTDRARTDHLRQDKVDSSWHDNRQNNSPRHSTLSIKEESRRNSKQEEKLRDAASMEDFSGLSGRQERASDSQSVEKIKVKDDFTETATSSKYNRTPRSDDCSTPNMSTEKSPSSANGQRLLEKGGVNSEHVLVDQSKGQLLPPPPVRFGIENPSVLGSYEEDNHRIQPMGDRKPGSRFKRNSGPYNNSWKTAPTWPSPIPNGFIPFEQGPPPPDFHSTIHQYPAPSLFGIRPPLEMSHTRVSYNMHEIAGQYSGHARPFGWGNTVKDSYPPPDARPDWGKARHPIDTPMVHDTWKGQNIKNTNIDFHQARANEHSLVQSLHRTRSGQSLSASTEIKRSSEASPLKSDADAPSSNILDKSSQPSKRLENDNPPFCCSYLSKIDISIDLTSSVLYKHCVTLLGGCDPPDVSDAAKHEDLQNTKAVKKVGKSSNFILRSLFPAKKDRVFQRAMLISKMRTEFTKVKCPVSPSSEASNKEQVAEQNNFSPDKDASPLAANSGNTGGEGQNPNVDTECDHLNIAMEQEKASTISGDSSKDDPKEHHSPNVCVEQFPYEGNLPKVEKEPQQCDAISETVVFASGSQACDAVMQECRVNLRRIPYSPESTR